The following coding sequences lie in one Bordetella genomosp. 9 genomic window:
- a CDS encoding D-alanine--D-alanine ligase, with protein sequence MSIDDRQNAAAREESLRRARAAAQSGPDGRGLGRVGVLYGGRSAEREVSLMSGAGVHEALRSVGVDAHLFDTGTQGLGELEAAGFDRVFIALHGRYGEDGTIQGALELLGIPYTGSGPAASAIAMDKIMTKRIWLQHGLPTPDFAVLDAHTELRRVPDSLGLPLIIKPPHEGSTVGITKVLGYSDMKEAYAEAARFDSEVLAEQFIAGRELTVALLGAGSTARALPVIEIAAPGGNYDYEHKYFSDDTQYFCPADLPEAVAREAQRVSVEAYRALGCEGWGRADLMLDAEQRVWLLEMNTSPGMTSHSLVPKAAQAVGMTYPELCVAILSEASCKVRSPARNR encoded by the coding sequence ATGAGCATCGATGATCGCCAGAACGCCGCCGCGCGCGAAGAAAGCCTGCGCCGTGCGCGCGCTGCCGCCCAGTCGGGACCGGATGGCCGCGGACTGGGCCGCGTCGGCGTGCTTTATGGCGGCCGCTCGGCCGAGCGCGAGGTCTCGCTCATGTCCGGCGCCGGAGTGCATGAAGCGCTGCGCAGCGTGGGCGTGGACGCGCATCTGTTCGACACCGGTACGCAGGGCCTGGGCGAGCTGGAGGCGGCCGGGTTCGACCGCGTCTTCATCGCGCTGCACGGCCGTTACGGCGAAGACGGAACCATCCAGGGCGCGCTGGAGTTGCTCGGCATTCCCTACACCGGGAGCGGCCCGGCGGCTTCGGCGATCGCCATGGACAAGATCATGACGAAGCGGATCTGGCTGCAGCACGGCCTGCCCACGCCCGACTTTGCCGTCCTGGATGCGCACACCGAGCTGCGGCGCGTTCCCGACAGCCTGGGCCTGCCGCTGATCATCAAGCCGCCGCACGAGGGCTCGACGGTCGGCATCACGAAGGTGCTCGGCTATTCGGACATGAAGGAAGCCTATGCCGAGGCGGCGCGGTTCGATAGCGAAGTGCTGGCGGAGCAGTTCATCGCTGGCCGCGAACTGACGGTCGCGCTGCTGGGCGCGGGCAGCACGGCCCGGGCGCTGCCGGTGATCGAAATCGCCGCGCCCGGTGGCAACTACGACTACGAGCACAAGTACTTCTCTGACGATACGCAGTACTTCTGCCCGGCCGATCTGCCGGAGGCGGTTGCGCGCGAGGCCCAGCGCGTCAGCGTCGAGGCCTACCGCGCGCTGGGCTGCGAGGGCTGGGGCCGCGCCGACCTGATGCTGGATGCCGAGCAGCGCGTATGGCTGCTTGAAATGAATACGTCTCCCGGTATGACGAGCCATTCGCTGGTGCCCAAGGCGGCGCAGGCGGTTGGCATGACGTATCCGGAACTTTGTGTGGCAATTTTGTCCGAGGCTTCGTGCAAAGTACGCAGCCCGGCGCGCAACCGTTGA
- the ftsZ gene encoding cell division protein FtsZ → MMNFEMLENSTKGTVIKVVGVGGAGGNAVAHMIRNGVSGVDFICANTDAQALAATNAPVQIRLGRTGLGAGAKPEQGRASAETAREEIRAALNGAHMVFITAGMGGGTGTGAGPVVAEVAKELGILTVGVVTKPFAFEGTKRLKMAEEGINELAKHVHSLIVVLNENLYELMDEDATQEDCFKAADDILHNACAGIAEIINVEGNVNVDFEDVKTIMGEQGQAMMGTATASGADRARVAAEHAIACPLLEGVDLHGARGVLVNITASRTLKMRETREIMETIRGYASEDATVIFGTAYDESMGDNLRVTVVATGLGRTQSRPQLVQSTAEVLRTGTDNFPMAGMMPNGSGQGDYRNLDMPSVMRNPRTQASAQVRALESSGMDHFDIPAFLRKQAD, encoded by the coding sequence ATGATGAACTTTGAAATGCTCGAAAACAGCACCAAAGGGACCGTGATCAAGGTCGTTGGTGTCGGCGGTGCGGGCGGCAATGCCGTGGCGCACATGATTCGCAATGGCGTGAGCGGCGTCGATTTCATCTGCGCCAACACGGACGCACAGGCGCTGGCGGCCACGAACGCCCCGGTGCAGATCCGCCTGGGCCGCACCGGCCTGGGCGCTGGCGCCAAGCCCGAGCAGGGCCGCGCGTCGGCGGAAACCGCACGCGAGGAGATCCGCGCGGCGCTGAACGGCGCGCACATGGTGTTCATCACCGCCGGCATGGGCGGCGGCACCGGCACCGGCGCCGGTCCGGTCGTCGCCGAGGTCGCCAAGGAGCTCGGCATCCTGACGGTCGGTGTCGTCACCAAGCCGTTCGCTTTCGAGGGCACCAAGCGCCTGAAAATGGCCGAAGAGGGCATCAACGAACTGGCGAAGCATGTGCATTCGCTGATCGTCGTGCTCAATGAAAACCTGTACGAGCTGATGGACGAGGACGCCACGCAGGAAGACTGCTTCAAGGCGGCGGACGACATCCTTCACAATGCCTGCGCCGGCATTGCCGAAATCATCAACGTGGAAGGCAATGTCAACGTCGACTTCGAAGACGTCAAGACCATCATGGGCGAGCAGGGCCAGGCCATGATGGGTACGGCGACGGCCTCCGGCGCCGACCGCGCCCGCGTGGCGGCCGAGCATGCCATTGCGTGCCCGCTGCTGGAAGGCGTGGATCTGCACGGGGCCCGCGGCGTGCTGGTCAATATCACCGCCAGCCGCACCCTGAAGATGCGCGAAACCCGCGAAATCATGGAAACCATCCGCGGCTACGCTTCCGAGGATGCCACCGTGATCTTCGGCACCGCCTACGATGAATCCATGGGCGACAACCTGCGCGTCACGGTGGTGGCCACGGGCTTGGGCCGCACCCAGAGCCGTCCGCAATTGGTGCAGAGCACGGCCGAAGTGCTGCGTACCGGTACGGACAACTTCCCGATGGCCGGGATGATGCCCAATGGCTCCGGTCAGGGCGATTACCGCAATCTGGACATGCCGTCGGTGATGCGCAACCCGCGCACGCAGGCGTCGGCCCAGGTGCGCGCCCTGGAAAGCTCGGGCATGGACCACTTCGACATTCCGGCGTTCCTGCGCAAGCAGGCCGACTGA
- the lpxC gene encoding UDP-3-O-acyl-N-acetylglucosamine deacetylase, protein MFRQRSIQNLVKTTGVGVHSGRRVELTLRPAAPNTGIVFHRIDLPEVVDLPALATAVGDTRMASVLQQGNVRVSTVEHLMSALAGLGIDNLHVDLTAEEVPIMDGSAATFVYLLRSAGIVEQNAPKQFIRVKKTIEVREGEGRNEKWARLEPHDGFALAFSIDFRHPAIDSTSNFAEVDFATHSYTREIARARTFGFVNEVEALRSMGLARGGSLDNAIVMDEYRVLNSDGLRYDDEFVKHKILDAIGDLYLIGKPLVARYVACKSGHYLNNQLARALLAQQESWELVSYQSQAEAPQAFRYEWKLA, encoded by the coding sequence ATGTTCCGTCAACGCAGCATTCAGAACTTGGTCAAGACCACCGGCGTCGGCGTGCATTCCGGACGCCGGGTCGAGCTCACGCTTCGTCCCGCTGCGCCGAATACTGGGATCGTTTTCCATCGCATCGATTTGCCCGAAGTGGTGGATCTTCCGGCACTGGCGACCGCCGTCGGCGATACCCGCATGGCGTCGGTCCTGCAGCAAGGCAATGTGCGCGTTTCCACGGTCGAACACCTGATGTCCGCCCTGGCCGGGCTGGGCATCGATAATCTGCACGTGGATCTGACGGCCGAGGAAGTGCCGATCATGGACGGCAGCGCAGCCACTTTCGTTTACCTGCTGCGTTCCGCGGGCATCGTGGAGCAGAACGCGCCGAAGCAGTTCATCCGCGTCAAGAAGACCATTGAAGTCCGGGAAGGCGAAGGCCGCAATGAGAAATGGGCCCGGCTGGAGCCCCATGACGGCTTCGCGCTGGCGTTTTCCATCGACTTCCGGCATCCGGCCATCGATTCCACGTCGAATTTCGCCGAGGTCGATTTCGCTACCCACTCGTATACCCGTGAAATCGCCCGCGCGCGTACCTTCGGTTTCGTGAACGAGGTCGAGGCGCTGCGTTCGATGGGCCTGGCCCGCGGCGGCAGCTTGGACAACGCGATTGTCATGGACGAATACCGCGTCCTGAACAGCGACGGGCTGCGCTACGACGACGAGTTCGTCAAGCATAAGATCCTGGACGCGATTGGCGACCTTTATCTGATCGGCAAGCCGTTGGTCGCGCGCTATGTCGCGTGCAAATCAGGCCATTACCTGAACAACCAGCTGGCCCGCGCGCTGCTCGCGCAGCAGGAGTCCTGGGAACTGGTGTCGTATCAGTCGCAGGCCGAGGCGCCGCAGGCGTTCCGCTACGAGTGGAAGCTGGCCTGA
- a CDS encoding cell division protein FtsQ/DivIB codes for MWNDARTTNLIANTLAVLAVLAMLAAGLVWLAKRPYFDLAAIELEAAPGSQLHYVSPVSVRAAIAGELKGNFFTMNLDKARAVFESAPWVRHATVRRIWPNVLRVRIEEQQPLALWNENQMINTWGESFTANTGELDDESALPHFYGPEGSESLVVQRYAELARWFAPLDMRVEDLELSPRYAWRATLSNGLKLDLGRDPGADAPDPNGPPGALPFAARIQRFVQAWPALTQKLEGRTILQADLRYPNGFALALAPLPESESKTKPKSNLKKR; via the coding sequence GTGTGGAACGATGCTCGCACCACCAACCTGATCGCCAACACGCTGGCCGTGCTGGCGGTGCTCGCCATGCTGGCGGCCGGGCTGGTGTGGCTGGCGAAGCGGCCGTATTTCGATCTGGCCGCGATCGAGCTGGAAGCGGCTCCGGGCTCGCAGCTGCACTATGTATCGCCCGTCAGCGTGCGGGCGGCGATTGCGGGCGAGCTCAAGGGCAATTTCTTCACCATGAACCTGGACAAGGCGCGTGCGGTGTTCGAGTCCGCGCCCTGGGTGCGGCACGCGACCGTGCGCCGCATCTGGCCCAATGTGCTGCGCGTGCGGATCGAGGAACAGCAGCCCCTGGCGCTCTGGAACGAAAACCAGATGATCAATACCTGGGGCGAGTCGTTCACCGCGAATACGGGCGAGCTGGACGACGAGTCCGCCTTGCCGCATTTCTACGGGCCCGAGGGCAGCGAAAGCCTGGTGGTGCAGCGCTATGCCGAGCTGGCGCGCTGGTTCGCGCCGCTCGATATGCGTGTCGAGGATCTGGAGCTGAGCCCCCGCTATGCCTGGCGGGCGACCCTGTCGAATGGGCTCAAGCTGGACCTTGGGCGAGACCCGGGCGCGGATGCGCCCGACCCCAACGGGCCGCCGGGAGCCTTGCCGTTCGCCGCGCGCATTCAGCGCTTCGTGCAGGCCTGGCCCGCCCTGACGCAGAAACTGGAGGGCCGCACCATTTTGCAGGCCGATTTGCGCTACCCCAACGGGTTTGCATTGGCTCTGGCGCCGTTGCCGGAATCCGAATCCAAAACCAAACCGAAATCCAATTTGAAAAAGCGCTAA
- the ftsA gene encoding cell division protein FtsA: protein MTRDIKDLIVALDIGTSKVVAVVAEILPEGRFEVLGLGQHESRGMRKGVVVNIETTVNSIQRALEEAELMADCKIRDVYTGIAGSHIRSFNSSGMVAVKDKEVTATDVARVIETAKAVNIPTDQQVLHVLTQEFIVDGQEDIREPIGMSGLRLEVRVHIVTGAVSAAQNIVKCVRRCGLEVQDLILQPLASSLACLTTDEKELGVVLVDIGGGTTDVAIFTGGAIRHTAVIPIAGDQITNDIAAMLRTPTPDAEEIKLRYGVAKQVLASPDETVEVPGLGDRGPRLVKRQALGAVIEPRIEELFTLVQQVVRDSGYEDLLASGVVLTGGSAQLPGMVELAEDVFLKPVRVAVPEYEGSLADVMRNPRFATVMGLLQEARMQRMRGRKVAAQTGNFKTLLARMKEWFMN, encoded by the coding sequence ATGACCCGTGACATCAAGGACTTAATCGTCGCCCTCGATATCGGAACCAGCAAGGTGGTGGCTGTGGTGGCCGAGATCCTGCCGGAAGGCCGGTTCGAGGTGCTGGGCCTGGGCCAGCACGAATCGCGCGGCATGCGTAAGGGCGTGGTCGTCAACATCGAAACAACGGTGAATTCCATCCAGCGCGCGCTCGAGGAAGCCGAGCTGATGGCCGATTGCAAGATCCGCGACGTCTACACGGGCATCGCCGGCAGCCATATCCGCAGCTTCAACTCCAGCGGCATGGTCGCCGTGAAAGACAAGGAAGTTACCGCCACCGACGTGGCGCGCGTCATCGAAACTGCCAAGGCGGTCAACATACCGACCGACCAGCAGGTGCTGCACGTGCTGACGCAGGAGTTCATCGTCGACGGTCAGGAAGACATCCGCGAACCGATCGGCATGAGCGGCCTGCGCCTGGAAGTGCGCGTGCACATCGTGACGGGCGCGGTCAGCGCCGCGCAGAACATCGTCAAGTGCGTGCGGCGTTGCGGCCTGGAAGTGCAGGACCTGATCCTGCAGCCGCTGGCTTCGAGCCTGGCTTGCCTGACCACCGACGAGAAGGAGCTGGGCGTCGTGCTGGTGGACATCGGCGGAGGCACCACCGACGTGGCGATTTTCACGGGCGGCGCCATCCGGCATACGGCGGTCATTCCGATCGCCGGCGATCAGATCACCAACGATATCGCGGCGATGCTGCGCACCCCGACGCCCGACGCGGAGGAAATCAAACTGCGCTATGGCGTGGCCAAACAGGTGCTGGCAAGCCCGGACGAAACGGTGGAGGTGCCGGGCCTGGGCGACCGCGGCCCGCGGCTCGTCAAGCGGCAGGCCTTGGGTGCGGTCATCGAGCCGCGCATCGAGGAACTGTTCACGCTGGTGCAGCAGGTGGTGCGCGATTCCGGCTATGAGGACTTGCTGGCCTCGGGCGTCGTGCTCACCGGCGGGTCGGCGCAGCTGCCCGGCATGGTCGAGCTGGCCGAGGACGTGTTTCTGAAACCGGTGCGGGTCGCCGTGCCGGAGTACGAAGGCAGTCTCGCCGACGTGATGCGCAACCCGCGCTTCGCGACCGTCATGGGGCTGTTGCAGGAGGCCCGCATGCAACGCATGCGCGGCCGCAAGGTTGCCGCGCAGACGGGGAATTTCAAAACCCTGTTGGCGCGGATGAAGGAGTGGTTCATGAACTAG
- the murC gene encoding UDP-N-acetylmuramate--L-alanine ligase: MKHRIQHIHFVGIGGSGMSGIAEVLLNLGYRVSGSDLSDSAVTRRLSELGVSVVIGHAAANIAGADAIVTSTAVAGDNPEVIAARAARIPVVPRAIMLAELMRLKRGIAIAGTHGKTTTTSLVASVLAAGGLDPTFVIGGRLNSAGANARLGQGEYIVVEADESDASFLNLLPVMAIVTNIDADHMDTYGHDVARLKSAFIEFTQKLPFYGSAVLCMDDANVREIMPFVSRPITTYGLSAEAQVSGRNVRTDGTRMCFDVLRRDRDIELPPLSVCLNLPGLHNVRNALAAIAVASELGVPDKAICNALESFHGVNRRFTQVGDFAVPKTHGGGTFTVIDDYGHHPAEMAATLAAARGAWPKRRIVLAFQPHRYTRTRDCFEDFVRVLGSADAVLLTEVYAAGEPPLVAADGRALARALRVAGKVEPVFVEDVAELPQATLDFVRDGDVVIVMGAGSISKVPAQIGELA, from the coding sequence ATGAAACACAGAATTCAACATATCCATTTCGTCGGGATCGGCGGGTCCGGGATGAGCGGCATCGCGGAAGTGCTGCTGAACCTGGGCTACCGTGTCAGCGGCTCCGACCTGAGCGACTCCGCCGTGACGCGCCGCCTGTCGGAATTGGGCGTGTCCGTCGTCATCGGGCATGCCGCCGCCAATATCGCAGGCGCCGACGCCATTGTGACTTCCACGGCGGTGGCCGGCGACAACCCCGAAGTCATCGCCGCGCGGGCCGCCCGCATTCCGGTCGTGCCGCGCGCCATCATGCTGGCCGAACTCATGCGGCTCAAGCGGGGCATCGCGATTGCGGGTACGCATGGCAAGACCACCACGACCAGCCTGGTGGCAAGCGTGCTGGCGGCCGGCGGCCTGGATCCCACCTTCGTGATCGGCGGCCGCCTGAACTCCGCCGGCGCCAACGCGCGGCTGGGGCAGGGCGAATACATCGTGGTCGAAGCCGACGAGTCGGATGCCTCGTTCCTGAACCTGCTGCCGGTCATGGCCATCGTTACGAACATCGATGCCGACCATATGGATACGTATGGCCACGACGTTGCCCGGCTGAAGAGCGCTTTCATCGAATTCACCCAGAAGCTGCCGTTCTACGGGAGCGCGGTGCTGTGCATGGATGACGCCAACGTCAGGGAAATCATGCCCTTCGTGTCGCGTCCGATCACGACCTACGGCTTGAGCGCCGAGGCGCAGGTGTCGGGCCGCAACGTGCGCACCGACGGCACGCGCATGTGCTTCGATGTGTTGCGGCGCGACCGCGACATCGAACTGCCGCCCTTGTCGGTATGTCTGAACCTGCCCGGCCTGCACAATGTACGCAACGCGCTGGCCGCGATCGCCGTGGCGTCCGAGCTCGGCGTGCCGGACAAGGCCATCTGCAATGCGCTGGAGTCCTTCCATGGCGTGAACCGGCGCTTTACCCAGGTCGGCGATTTCGCGGTGCCCAAAACGCACGGCGGAGGCACGTTCACCGTGATCGACGACTACGGCCATCATCCCGCCGAGATGGCCGCCACGCTGGCGGCCGCTCGCGGCGCCTGGCCGAAGCGGCGCATCGTGCTGGCCTTCCAGCCCCACCGCTATACCCGCACCCGGGATTGCTTCGAGGATTTCGTACGTGTGCTCGGCTCCGCCGATGCCGTTCTGCTGACGGAAGTCTATGCAGCCGGCGAGCCGCCCCTGGTGGCCGCGGACGGGCGCGCCCTGGCGCGCGCGCTGCGCGTGGCCGGCAAGGTCGAGCCCGTCTTCGTCGAAGATGTGGCCGAGCTGCCGCAGGCCACGCTGGACTTCGTGCGGGACGGCGACGTCGTCATCGTCATGGGCGCCGGATCCATCAGCAAGGTGCCGGCGCAGATAGGAGAACTCGCATGA